One stretch of Miscanthus floridulus cultivar M001 chromosome 18, ASM1932011v1, whole genome shotgun sequence DNA includes these proteins:
- the LOC136519439 gene encoding uncharacterized protein yields MNKEREADREALRQAMLMLQAAQQQASVQKASTIVEPTENVAAAATIEGTQNVTTTMGEHMMHSQQVTQETSQPEQQPPSSAAEEHLTRGRMTRSNLAANSGAVYTTAKQLKETAARKRSALSKKNTQEES; encoded by the exons ATGAACAAGGAAAGGGAGGCTGATAGAGAAGCACTTAGGCAAGCTATGTTAATGTTGCAAGCAGCCCAACAGCAAGCTTCAGTACAAAAG GCTAGCACAATTGTGGAGCCAACTGaaaatgttgctgctgctgcaacaaTTGAGGGGACACAAAATGTAACAACTACAATGGGAGAACACATGATGCATAGTCAGCAG GTTACCCAAGAAACCAGCCAGCCAGAACAACAACCCCCTTCTTCCGCAGCTGAAGAACATCTCACTAGAGGGCGCATGACTAGAAGTAATTTGGCAGCGAATTCGGGTGCTGTTTATACTACAGCAAAGCAACTGAAGGAAACTGCGGCTAGGAAAAGATCTGCATTGTCCAAAAAGAATACACAG gaggaatcttga